Proteins found in one Colletes latitarsis isolate SP2378_abdomen chromosome 8, iyColLati1, whole genome shotgun sequence genomic segment:
- the LOC143344686 gene encoding uncharacterized protein LOC143344686 → MESHENEQYVTFPLSGVHDGIQDNIISHEEICEPVDECALQEGLTEVSVTDVNSGITEAQVAVEILTEHSDEEDENRVVYPIYIKQEEQQQYTSGDDESMAVEALRQLGGMYPCFDDKKVSCPNCTNLFTQSEMTKHHTTCTPTKLSCMTCGERFERKMDLNNHMVCHQVDRPHACRACGNLFRSKSSLRCHMLEVHQIERPHKCTICGADFQRPSSLSNHMKIHTYVAGRAIMQSQGNSISQSEETFRKWPEDMTESQNNQVPSSSIQTVQTYDTVNWTVPSYNFHSEQSTVSTISNPQEKIDTLHEFTVMPNGEVTQFEYTQQSNINNQVNQQYNLSLNSFNNTDTMVKVETLSYNNENRRNYVGIETNGTKQHTCRHCGISFSRATALVSHEKIHASKNWNMPIECEYCDKQFQDGNHLATHQTTCAKKIMQNNIEQGTPNNKWGKHSCSDCGKKFTTKQKMFRHQWIHRKKTHSCEVCGTQFEKQNQLDEHRLSAHPGDSPFTCTECGKSFVSRQGLWEHGRTHAGSPAHFHCDTCSKTFSSRQGYLIHHRTHTGERPYGCKFCWKAFRDGGTLRKHERIHTGERPHVCPLCSRAFNQKVVLREHVRWVHAAGKNETEVTGPPFSCPICGALNQDRDELCAHIVKHSDQMIAEAKAKTNNNAPKPKPVKKKSKVSPTTSLQEKQGAVNRMISKAEQNEALLSITETDKSDDQQILNDKQNSTFLVVTTEKRNENYIAISELKPDNVQLIVNEKQDENMHISQTNHSHGDSLNMITIDKQNNAAHVVSIKQKGSTLHPTTNHSEITTMHLIQTSKQNNTLHLISKQNESLPVLTLPNPQDHENFSSQIAQINNSDIPMDMVTHHSTRQDQNVKDHNEIGQESLMQEGTSQTAVIQVVQYHQHESDDGDELVCGICGEDFNDKTVLMEHVKIHI, encoded by the coding sequence ATGGAATCCCACGAAAATGAACAGTACGTTACATTTCCTCTTTCTGGGGTACACGATGGTATACAAGATAATATCATATCTCATGAGGAGATATGTGAACCTGTTGACGAGTGTGCCCTTCAGGAAGGTCTTACAGAAGTATCCGTTACGGATGTCAATTCTGGTATTACAGAGGCACAAGTTGCTGTTGAAATCTTGACAGAACATTCTGATGAGGAAGATGAAAATCGTGTAGTGTATCCAATATATATTAAACAGGAAGAGCAACAGCAATACACATCTGGAGACGATGAATCTATGGCTGTAGAAGCCCTACGACAACTTGGTGGAATGTATCCATGTTTTGATGACAAAAAAGTATCTTGTCCTAATTGCACAAACCTTTTTACACAATCTGAGATGACCAAACATCATACCACATGTACCCCTACTAAATTATCTTGCATGACTTGTGGGGAAAGATTTGAAAGGAAAATGGACTTGAACAATCATATGGTTTGTCATCAAGTGGATCGGCCGCATGCTTGTAGAGCTTGTGGTAATTTATTCCGTTCAAAAAGCAGCTTAAGGTGTCATATGTTAGAAGTACATCAAATAGAAAGACCTCACAAGTGCACAATATGTGGAGCAGATTTTCAGAGGCCTTCCAGTTTATCTAACCATATGAAAATTCACACGTATGTTGCTGGACGTGCCATCATGCAATCACAGGGTAATAGTATATCACAATCCGAAGAAACATTTAGAAAATGGCCAGAAGATATGACTGAATCCCAAAATAACCAAGTGCCATCTTCATCTATACAAACTGTTCAGACTTATGATACAGTTAACTGGACAGTTCCATCTTATAATTTTCACAGTGAACAATCAACAGTAAGTACTATATCCAATCCTCAAGAAAAAATAGACACTCTACATGAGTTTACTGTGATGCCAAATGGAGAAGTTACACAGTTTGAATATACTCAGCAAAGTAATATAAATAACCAAGTCAATCAACAATACAATCTCTCTTTGAACTCATTCAATAATACAGATACAATGGTAAAAGTTGAAACATTAtcatataataatgaaaatagaaGAAATTATGTAGGAATTGAAACAAATGGTACAAAGCAACATACTTGTAGACACTGTGGAATTAGTTTTTCGCGCGCAACAGCATTGGTATCTCATGAAAAAATTCATGCATCTAAAAATTGGAACATGCCAATTGAATGTGAATACTGTGATAAACAGTTCCAAGATGGCAATCATTTAGCTACTCATCAAACAACTTGTGCAAAAAAGATAATGCAAAATAATATAGAGCAAGGTACACCTAACAATAAATGGGGTAAACACTCGTGTTCCGATTGCGGTAAAAAATTTACAACTAAACAGAAAATGTTCAGGCATCAATGGATTCACAGAAAGAAAACACATTCCTGTGAGGTATGTGGGACACAGTTTGAAAAACAGAATCAATTGGACGAGCACAGATTATCAGCGCATCCGGGCGATTCTCCGTTTACTTGTACAGAATGTGGTAAAAGTTTTGTATCTCGTCAGGGGCTTTGGGAACATGGTAGAACACATGCTGGAAGTCCTGCCCATTTTCATTGCGACACATGCTCCAAAACATTTTCATCTAGACAGGGTTATTTAATACATCACAGAACTCACACTGGAGAGAGACCATATGGTTGTAAATTTTGTTGGAAAGCATTTAGAGATGGTGGAACATTAAGGAAACATGAACGTATTCACACAGGAGAAAGACCGCATGTTTGTCCTCTGTGTTCAAGGGCATTCAATCAAAAGGTTGTTCTCCGAGAACATGTTCGATGGGTTCATGCAGCCgggaaaaacgaaactgaagTAACTGGACCTCCTTTCTCTTGTCCCATATGCGGTGCTTTGAATCAAGATCGCGATGAATTATGCGCGCATATCGTTAAACATTCTGATCAAATGATAGCAGAAGCAAAAGCTAAAACAAATAATAATGCCCCAAAACCTAAGccagttaaaaaaaaatcaaaagtatctCCAACCACTAGCTTGCAAGAAAAACAGGGGGCTGTAAATCGTATGATTTCTAAAGCTGAACAAAATGAAGCACTTTTGTCTATCACAGAGACAGATAAATCAGACGACCAGCAAATTTTAAATGATAAGCAAAATAGTACCTTTCTCGTAGTCACCACGGAAAAACGTAATGAAAATTATATTGCAATATCAGAACTTAAACCTGATAATGTACAATTGATAGTTAATGAAAAACAAGATGAAAATATGCATATTTCACAAACTAATCATAGTCATGGGGACTCCTTAAATATGATCACTATAGATAAACAGAACAATGCAGCTCATGTAGTTTCCATAAAACAAAAAGGAAGCACACTCCATCCTACAACTAATCATAGTGAAATAACTACAATGCATTTAATACAGACTTCAAAACAAAATAATACTTTGCACTTAATATCAAAACAAAACGAATCATTACCTGTTCTAACACTACCAAATCCTCAGGACCATGAAAACTTTTCCAGTCAAATTGCACAAATAAATAATAGCGATATACCTATGGATATGGTAACGCATCATTCAACTAGACAAGATCAAAACGTGAAAGATCACAATGAAATTGGACAAGAATCGTTAATGCAAGAGGGAACATCCCAGACAGCTGTAATACAAGTTGTACAGTATCATCAACACGAAAGCGACGACGGAGACGAATTGGTCTGTGGTATTTGTGGAGAAGATTTTAATGACAAAACTGTGTTGATGGAACATGTTAAGATTCATATATAA